The Dioscorea cayenensis subsp. rotundata cultivar TDr96_F1 chromosome 19, TDr96_F1_v2_PseudoChromosome.rev07_lg8_w22 25.fasta, whole genome shotgun sequence genome includes a window with the following:
- the LOC120249656 gene encoding eukaryotic translation initiation factor 4B3, whose product MAAVSAWAKPGAWAAAVEEEEKEKGYDSADSSKNTSEFPSLAAALATKTSKKKKAQPVSLAEFTTGQAVSYGSGNRSVSRGLSSDELLQLPTGPRERTAEELERTSSRGFGYSSYGNRGGSRDEANPRWGSGSGSSRVSDEPRKNGFGGGGGGGGSNRDLGPSRADEVDDWGAGKRSIAAPERRRESGFFDSQSRADESESWVSNKTAPQLSNSRRINGSGFDGPRERRAGFDAYGKGETNDRADSDTWGKKKEETSSGGRPRIVLQPRTLPLVNESSGDPPVKGKGENPFGAARPREEVLAEKGQDWKKIDEKLELTKIREAPQEGKTFGRKGSRNGNGALEDRAERSWRKTENETMTAPARAEEAEEQLPEN is encoded by the coding sequence ATGGCGGCGGTTTCGGCATGGGCGAAACCCGGCGCTTGGGCGGCGGCAGtcgaggaggaggagaaggagaaaggcTATGACTCCGCGGACTCCTCCAAGAACACCTCGGAGTTCCCTTCACTGGCTGCCGCCCTCGCCACCAAGacatccaagaagaagaaggcccAGCCTGTTTCTCTCGCGGAGTTCACCACCGGTCAGGCCGTTTCTTATGGCTCCGGCAACAGATCTGTGTCTAGAGGACTCTCCTCCGATGAGTTGCTTCAGCTCCCCACTGGTCCACGGGAGCGCACCGCTGAGGAACTTGAACGGACTTCTTCTCGTGGTTTTGGGTATTCGTCGTATGGGAATCGTGGTGGCTCTCGAGATGAGGCGAACCCTCGTTGGGGATCGGGATCGGGGTCGTCTAGGGTTTCGGATGAACCTAGGAAGAACGgttttggtggtggtggtggtggaggtggaTCTAATCGTGATTTGGGGCCATCTAGGGCTGATGAAGTTGATGACTGGGGTGCAGGGAAGAGATCGATTGCAGCGCCGGAGAGGAGGAGGGAATCGGGGTTTTTTGATTCGCAGTCGAGGGCGGATGAATCGGAAAGCTGGGTATCAAATAAGACTGCTCCCCAGCTTTCGAATTCCCGGAGGATCAACGGGAGTGGGTTTGATGGCCCTCGAGAAAGGAGGGCAGGTTTTGATGCATACGGCAAGGGGGAAACAAACGATAGAGCTGATTCGGATACCTGGGgtaagaagaaggaggagacgAGCAGCGGTGGGAGACCTAGGATTGTTCTGCAGCCTCGAACTTTGCCTTTGGTTAATGAGAGTAGTGGAGACCCTCCAGTGAAGGGTAAGGGAGAGAATCCGTTTGGAGCTGCCCGGCCTAGGGAGGAAGTACTCGCCGAAAAAGGACAGGACTGGAAGAAGATTGATGAGAAGCTCGAGCTGACAAAGATCCGTGAAGCACCACAAGAAGGAAAGACCTTTGGTAGAAAAGGTTCTAGGAATGGTAATGGTGCTCTGGAGGATCGTGCTGAGCGGAGCTGGAGAAAGACTGAAAATGAAACCATGACTGCCCCTGCAAG
- the LOC120249673 gene encoding truncated FRIGIDA-like protein 1 — MAMETKEIKAAIQSIPKQKEELRKAFESLQSFSSAFVSFTLQWKQLDDYFSSVQSSIESRFQALRSLESSLPSQSSAAATAATVPSEPNPPVEPEISPRSELMLLCTKMDGKNLCTFIIMHRKDNPVNRDELIPALRAAPDAAALVLDALDGFYSDEMKSNGKDGEILAIRRTCINLLQRVQELGPEIKQPIKDKAKKVAVQWKAKVSDDGDDLEAHGFLQLLVAYKLVDEFKVDEVLDVVVLVARRKQTIELCKVLGVEMHIPELIQKLINKGKQLDAVKYIQAFNLIDKYPPVPLLKSYLKATRKAVQEIRLKGNYSTQNMNDAMVKELGALKSVLRAIEEYGLESEYPREHLQKRITQLERQKAAEKKRTATDTAASNSKMQQQQQQRKQHQQTNKRPRPLTASTTPTVASYPPPPLVRNQPQLGMPERASFMGSAGSYGIAGPSTHYHHAGHNLLPATAGLGGLAAPPSSYLYPSEHIVGSGLYDRSLPYGGYSISGLSTPYGPAR, encoded by the exons GCCTTCGTCTCCTTCACCCTCCAATGGAAGCAACTCGATGACTATTTCTCCTCCGTCCAATCCTCCATCGAGTCTCGCTTCCAGGCCCTCCGATCCCTCGAGTCCTCTCTTCCCTCGCAGTCCTCTGCCGCTGCCACCGCCGCTACTGTTCCATCGGAGCCGAACCCTCCGGTAGAGCCGGAGATATCGCCGAGGTCTGAGCTCATGCTTCTTTGCACTAAGATGGATGGAAAGAACCTCTGCACCTTCATAATCATGCACCGCAAGGACAACCCTGTTAATCGGGATGAGCTAATTCCGGCCCTGCGCGCTGCTCCCGATGCGGCCGCGCTTGTGCTCGACGCTTTGGATGGTTTCTATTCGGATGAGATGAAGAGTAACGGTAAGGATGGTGAAATTCTGGCTATTCGGAGGACTTGCATTAATCTGTTGCAGCGGGTTCAAGAATTGGGGCCTGAAATCAAACAACCCATCAAAGATAAGGCAAAGAAGGTTGCGGTCCAGTGGAAGGCAAAGGTCTCGGATGATGGCGATGATTTAGAGGCGCATGGTTTCTTACAGCTGCTGGTGGCTTATAAACTAGTTGACGAGTTTAAGGTGGATGAGGTTTTGGATGTTGTGGTTTTGGTTGCGAGGAGAAAACAAACTATTGAACTTTGCAAGGTCTTGGGGGTTGAGATGCATATTCCTG AGCTTATTCAGAAACTTATCAACAAGGGGAAGCAGCTTGATGCTGTCAAATACATTCAAGCTTTCAATTTGATAGACAAGTATCCTCCTGTACCCCTTCTAAAGTCATATCTAAAGGCAACTCGAAAAGCTGTCCAGGAAATTCGGTTAAAGGGAAATTATTCCACTCAGAACATG AATGATGCCATGGTAAAAGAACTTGGTGCCCTGAAAAGTGTACTGAGAGCAATTGAGGAATATGGGTTAGAATCAGAGTATCCACGTGAACATCTTCAAAAACGTATCACACAATTGGAGCGGCAGAAAGCAGCAGAGAAGAAACGAACTGCTACAGACACTGCTGCCTCAAACTCGAAGatgcagcagcaacaacaacaacgcaAGCAACATCAGCAAACTAATAAGAGACCTCGCCCTTTAACTGCCTCAACAACACCAACAGTTGCTAGCTATCCTCCCCCTCCACTTGTTCGAAATCAGCCTCAGTTGGGGATGCCTGAACGGGCATCTTTTATGGGTTCAGCTGGCTCTTATGGCATAGCTGGACCTTCTACCCATTATCACCATGCAGGTCATAATCTTTTGCCAGCAACTGCAGGACTTGGTGGACTGGCTGCTCCACCAAGCTCTTATCTTTATCCTTCAGAGCACATTGTAGGCTCTGGGTTGTATGATAGGTCTTTGCCATATGGTGGTTACTCCATATCTGGATTATCCACTCCTTATGGTCCTGCTCGTTGA
- the LOC120249260 gene encoding monocopper oxidase-like protein SKS1, translating to MISSITTLRPSIPLILITSFLLLSSPLLVSSEDPYVFVDWVVTYSHISPYGVQKQVIMINDQFPGPLLNTTTNDNVFVNVHNQLSEPFLLTWNGVQMRKNSWNDGVEGTNCPIAPGKNWTYSFQMKDQIGSFFYFPSFGFQKAAGGYGPIRINNREIILIPFDQPEGDFDVLIGDWYNADYKELRSSLDDGAKLPAPDGVLINGLPQYKANFTFQPGATYRLRISNVGLKATLNFQIQGHKLLLIETEGSYTIQQYYDTLDIHVGQSYSVLITADQPGIATYYMIAKSRFSDGDIPVTGVAFVHYSGSNGQPVGSLPQSPCSNDYTYSMKQALSIRRNLTAGAARPNPQGSYHYERINITRTIILENGAALISSITHYTVNGVSFVYPDTPLKLADYYHIPDVFTLNGIPDTPDGRVPVFGTPVIDALYKDFVQIVFQNNQPIIQTWHLDGYSFFVVGMDGGNWDESKKQGYNMMDAVSRSTIQVYPFSWSAVLVALDNLGMWNIRSQDEEKRYLGQEVYMRVRGVDTSVIPNPRDENPIPSNIIKCGRAAN from the exons ATGATCTCTTCTATTACAACACTAAGGCCTTCAATCCCTCTCATCCTAATAACTTCCTTTCTCCTTCTTTCTTCTCCCTTGTTAGTCTCTTCTGAAGACCCTTATGTGTTTGTTGATTGGGTTGTCACTTACTCTCATATCTCTCCATATGGAGTACAAAaacag GTGATCATGATCAATGATCAATTCCCAGGGCCATTACTCAACACTACAACTAATGATAACGTCTTTGTTAACGTCCACAACCAACTCTCTGAGCCATTCCTCTTAACATG GAATGGAGTGCAAATGAGGAAGAACTCATGGAATGATGGAGTTGAAGGGACTAACTGTCCTATAGCTCCTGGAAAAAACTGGACTTATTCCTTCCAAATGAAGGACCAGATTGGTAGTTTCTTCTACTTTCCTTCGTTCGGCTTTCAAAAGGCGGCCGGAGGATATGGACCGATAAGAATAAATAACCGGGAAATCATACTGATCCCTTTTGATCAACCCGAAGgtgattttgatgttttgattggaGATTGGTACAATGCTGACTATAAG GAGTTGAGGAGTTCACTTGATGATGGAGCTAAGTTGCCTGCTCCTGATGGAGTTCTTATCAATGGCCTGCCACAGTATAAAGCAAACTTCACCTTCCAACCAg GGGCAACATACAGGCTAAGGATCTCCAATGTTGGACTTAAAGCAACACTCAATTTCCAAATTCAAGGCCATAAGTTACTACTGATAGAAACTGAAGGCTCATACACAATACAACAGTACTATGACACATTAGACATCCATGTTGGCCAATCATACTCCGTCCTCATCACCGCCGACCAGCCGGGGATTGCCACATACTACATGATCGCCAAGTCTCGCTTCTCCGACGGAGATATTCCGGTCACTGGAGTCGCATTTGTGCATTACTCCGGATCAAATGGACAACCTGTAGGATCACTCCCTCAAAGTCCTTGCTCTAATGACTACACCTACTCTATGAAACAAGCACTTTCCATTAG GAGAAACTTGACCGCTGGAGCAGCGAGACCAAATCCACAAGGATCATATCACTATGAAAGAATCAACATAACTCGAACAATTATACTTGAAAATGGTGCGGCACTTATTAGTAGCATTACGCATTACACCGTTAATGGTGTCTCATTCGTCTACCCTGATACACCACTGAAACTCGCTGACTACTACCACATTCCCGACGTCTTCACTCTCAACGGCATCCCTGACACTCCAGACGGCCGGGTACCCGTCTTTGGCACACCGGTCATCGATGCGCTTTACAAAGATTTTGTACAGATTGTGTTCCAGAACAACCAGCCTATCATCCAAACATGGCATTTAGATGGCTATAGCTTCTTTGTTGTTGG GATGGATGGGGGTAACTGGGATGAAAGCAAGAAGCAGGGATACAACATGATGGATGCTGTTTCTCGTTCAACAATTCAG GTATATCCATTCTCATGGAGTGCTGTTTTGGTGGCGTTGGACAATCTTGGAATGTGGAACATTAGATCACAAGATGAGGAAAAGAGATACCTGGGACAAGAAGTGTACATGAGAGTTAGGGGAGTTGATACTTCTGTTATTCCTAATCCTAGAGATGAGAATCCAATCCCCAGCAACATCATCAAGTGTGGCAGAGCAGCCAATTGA